The Lactobacillus sp. CBA3605 genome contains a region encoding:
- a CDS encoding glycoside hydrolase family 1 protein has product MYKTTYPKGFPKDFLWGGATAANQVEGAWNIDGKGLTTAEVVEKATDRKKMSMDAVTTESIQAAVADATDTRYPKRRGVDFYHHYKEDIKLFAEMGFKVYRFSIAWSRVFPNGDEAQPNEAGLAFYDRVIAELKKYDIQPLITLSHYEMPIALTLKQNGWASRATIAAFNRFTAVVFKRYQGQVPYWLTFNEINTGTWGFHETGAIDTAMSKHDQLQTRYQALHHQFVASAIATKQLHEIDPHAKIGSMLARMQTYPGTPNPIDVQAAQLEDDKNLFFTDVQARGEYPEYMNRYFADNGIKLAMADDDQAILAQYPVDFISFSYYMTTVTTADAGEQTNGNMATGGRNPYLEESDWGWQIDPVGLRITLDEMWDRYRKPLFVVENGLGAVDQLTADGQVHDDYRIDYLRQHITQMQEAIADGVDLMGYTMWGPIDLISFSTSEMSKRYGFIYVDQDDAGQGSLARIKKDSFYWYQKVIKSNGDDLA; this is encoded by the coding sequence ATGTATAAAACAACTTATCCTAAAGGATTTCCCAAAGATTTCTTATGGGGCGGTGCGACCGCTGCTAATCAAGTTGAAGGGGCTTGGAATATAGATGGTAAAGGTTTAACGACGGCGGAAGTCGTTGAAAAGGCGACAGATCGTAAGAAAATGTCGATGGACGCGGTCACGACTGAGTCTATCCAGGCAGCAGTGGCTGATGCCACGGATACGCGTTATCCGAAACGCCGGGGTGTTGATTTTTATCATCACTATAAAGAAGATATTAAATTATTTGCCGAAATGGGTTTTAAAGTTTACCGGTTCTCCATCGCATGGTCGCGGGTCTTTCCAAATGGTGATGAAGCGCAACCAAATGAGGCCGGCTTAGCTTTTTATGACCGGGTGATTGCAGAATTAAAGAAGTATGATATTCAACCATTGATTACGTTGTCACATTATGAGATGCCCATTGCGTTAACTTTGAAACAAAATGGCTGGGCTAGTCGGGCGACTATTGCAGCATTTAATCGCTTCACAGCAGTCGTTTTCAAGCGTTATCAGGGTCAAGTGCCCTATTGGCTAACGTTTAATGAGATCAACACGGGTACTTGGGGTTTCCATGAAACGGGCGCTATTGATACGGCGATGTCGAAACACGATCAGTTACAAACTCGGTATCAAGCCTTACATCACCAATTCGTGGCTAGTGCGATTGCGACGAAGCAATTACACGAAATTGATCCGCATGCAAAAATTGGTTCGATGTTAGCACGGATGCAAACGTATCCAGGTACCCCGAATCCGATTGATGTGCAAGCAGCGCAATTGGAAGATGATAAGAACCTATTCTTTACCGATGTGCAAGCGCGCGGTGAATATCCGGAATACATGAATCGCTATTTTGCCGACAATGGGATTAAGCTTGCAATGGCGGATGATGACCAAGCTATCTTGGCGCAATATCCAGTGGATTTCATTAGCTTTAGCTACTATATGACCACGGTCACGACCGCGGATGCTGGTGAACAGACCAATGGTAACATGGCGACTGGCGGGCGTAATCCGTATTTGGAAGAATCCGACTGGGGTTGGCAAATTGATCCCGTTGGGTTACGGATCACGTTAGACGAGATGTGGGATCGCTACCGGAAGCCGTTGTTCGTAGTGGAGAATGGCCTAGGCGCGGTTGACCAATTAACGGCGGATGGTCAAGTTCATGATGATTATCGGATTGACTATTTGCGGCAACACATTACGCAAATGCAGGAAGCGATTGCGGATGGGGTTGATTTAATGGGTTATACCATGTGGGGCCCGATTGACCTAATCAGCTTTTCGACGTCTGAAATGTCCAAACGCTATGGTTTTATTTATGTTGATCAAGATGATGCTGGTCAAGGGAGTTTGGCTCGGATTAAAAAAGATTCCTTCTACTGGTATCAGAAAGTCATTAAATCTAATGGAGATGATTTAGCCTAA
- a CDS encoding beta-glucoside-specific PTS transporter subunit IIABC: MDYRELAQQILTNIGGKENITKAWHCATRLRFNLKSTDAANTAAINDLDGVITVVQSAGQYQVVIGNSVAKVYDALADLAGLATMATPEATTTEPEDKPNLINRFIGFISSIFTPFLGALAGAGILKGLLALAVALNWLSASSGAYKIWYAAGDAIFYFLPIFLAFTAAKQLRVNQFVSVSLGAALLYPTLVSVMSNATTLHFFGIPVVPTTYTSTVIPILLAIWVLSYLEPLFDKIFPEAVRNIFTPLLSLIVMMPLTLLVVGPIGGTISNALATGMMAVYNFFPIGAGVLMGAFWQVFVIFGVHWTFVPLMMNNIAKMGYDPLLPILSAAVLSQAGAALGVFLRTKDSKMKALAGSSVITAFFGITEPTIYGVTLKLKRPFYCAVVGGAIGGAISGAFQVHASSFTLPSLLALPTYLGQGFIGEVIGLIVAFVGALILTLLVGMPKTTTDTATKTTTTTTTLVAADTTITAPVTGTIIPLTSVNDDVFASEAMGKGLAIVPTDGVVKAPVDGTISAVYPTGHAIGITSTAGVEILIHIGIDTVQLNGQFFETLVKQNASVKRGEVITKFDVAKIKAAGYDPTVMVIVTNTNDYQAVTPTDATAAADNWILKLATNEGVTANV, translated from the coding sequence ATGGATTATCGAGAATTAGCCCAGCAGATATTAACGAATATCGGTGGCAAAGAAAATATTACTAAAGCTTGGCATTGTGCGACCCGGTTACGATTTAACTTGAAATCGACCGATGCTGCCAATACTGCCGCAATCAATGATTTAGATGGTGTGATTACGGTTGTTCAAAGTGCCGGTCAGTATCAGGTCGTGATTGGAAACTCTGTCGCTAAAGTGTACGATGCTTTAGCAGACTTGGCTGGCTTGGCAACTATGGCGACACCAGAAGCGACTACCACTGAACCAGAGGATAAGCCCAACTTGATTAACCGGTTCATCGGTTTTATTTCAAGCATTTTCACGCCGTTTTTGGGTGCTTTAGCTGGTGCTGGGATTTTAAAGGGGCTTTTAGCACTAGCAGTCGCTTTAAACTGGTTATCAGCTAGCAGTGGTGCTTATAAGATTTGGTACGCGGCAGGAGATGCAATCTTTTACTTCTTACCAATATTCTTAGCCTTCACGGCCGCCAAACAATTACGTGTTAATCAATTTGTTAGTGTGTCATTAGGCGCCGCATTATTGTACCCAACGTTGGTTTCAGTAATGTCAAATGCAACGACCCTGCACTTCTTTGGCATTCCAGTAGTGCCCACGACGTATACGTCAACGGTCATTCCAATTCTGTTGGCAATTTGGGTGCTATCCTATTTAGAACCGTTATTTGACAAGATTTTCCCAGAAGCCGTGCGAAATATTTTCACGCCGTTACTATCCTTGATTGTCATGATGCCATTGACATTACTTGTTGTCGGCCCGATCGGTGGCACGATTAGTAATGCGTTAGCAACCGGCATGATGGCTGTTTATAACTTCTTCCCAATCGGTGCCGGCGTCTTGATGGGGGCCTTCTGGCAAGTTTTCGTTATCTTTGGGGTTCATTGGACGTTTGTCCCATTGATGATGAACAATATTGCTAAGATGGGCTATGATCCATTGTTACCAATTTTAAGTGCAGCCGTCTTGTCTCAAGCGGGAGCTGCTTTAGGTGTCTTTTTACGAACTAAAGATAGCAAGATGAAAGCTTTAGCCGGCTCGTCCGTGATTACTGCGTTCTTTGGAATTACGGAACCGACAATTTATGGGGTAACGTTGAAATTAAAACGACCATTCTATTGTGCGGTTGTTGGTGGGGCCATTGGTGGGGCAATTAGTGGTGCGTTCCAAGTCCATGCCAGTTCCTTCACCTTACCAAGTTTACTCGCCTTACCGACCTATTTAGGTCAGGGCTTTATCGGTGAAGTCATTGGATTAATCGTGGCCTTTGTCGGTGCATTAATTTTGACACTGTTAGTCGGGATGCCTAAGACTACGACAGATACGGCGACTAAAACGACTACCACGACAACGACGTTGGTTGCTGCTGATACGACGATTACGGCACCTGTGACTGGGACGATTATTCCCTTAACGAGTGTTAACGATGACGTTTTTGCTTCAGAAGCGATGGGGAAAGGGTTAGCGATTGTGCCGACTGATGGTGTGGTTAAAGCGCCCGTCGATGGGACAATTAGCGCCGTTTATCCAACTGGACATGCGATTGGGATTACTTCCACAGCAGGTGTTGAAATTTTGATTCATATTGGGATTGATACCGTCCAGTTAAATGGTCAATTCTTTGAAACTTTAGTTAAACAAAATGCATCAGTTAAACGGGGTGAGGTCATCACGAAATTTGATGTTGCGAAGATTAAAGCGGCTGGGTACGATCCAACGGTGATGGTCATTGTGACAAATACGAATGATTATCAAGCGGTGACGCCAACGGATGCAACCGCCGCAGCCGATAACTGGATTTTGAAGTTAGCAACTAATGAAGGAGTAACTGCAAATGTATAA
- the licT gene encoding BglG family transcription antiterminator LicT, translating to MRIKKVFNNNVLLADQHGHEVILIGKGIGFQKKSGDSVDETRVTKTYTPTADNWLANFQSLMSDIEPEYFEVASQIIDLAEKQLNTTFNSYLLISLTDHIHFAVYRHLHQMDIKNEILWETKRIYHQEYQVGRQALTLVASQFEVQLPEDEAGFIAMKFVENSMATSDADQTIVMTKLINDVLNIVKYQLSLTMTDDSLSLQRFLVHLRFFAERLTLKEVDRSQGTEDEILFQHVSQKYPQAFACVQKIVTFIKKTAQQPVSMNEQIYLTMHIQRMLNEAH from the coding sequence ATGCGGATTAAAAAGGTTTTTAACAATAATGTGTTATTGGCGGACCAGCATGGTCACGAAGTTATTTTAATTGGTAAAGGGATTGGTTTTCAAAAGAAAAGCGGCGACTCTGTAGATGAGACCCGCGTCACCAAGACATATACACCAACAGCCGATAATTGGTTAGCCAACTTTCAGTCACTTATGAGTGATATTGAACCAGAGTACTTTGAAGTTGCGTCGCAAATCATTGATTTAGCGGAAAAGCAGCTGAATACCACGTTTAATAGTTACTTACTTATCTCATTGACTGATCATATTCATTTTGCCGTGTATCGACATTTACATCAAATGGATATCAAAAATGAGATTCTGTGGGAAACCAAACGCATCTATCATCAAGAATATCAAGTTGGCCGACAAGCCTTAACGTTGGTTGCGAGTCAATTTGAGGTTCAGTTACCTGAGGATGAAGCCGGTTTTATTGCCATGAAGTTTGTTGAGAATAGTATGGCAACCTCGGATGCTGATCAAACGATCGTTATGACGAAATTGATTAATGATGTTTTGAATATCGTCAAATATCAATTATCGTTAACGATGACGGATGACAGTCTAAGTTTGCAACGGTTCTTAGTTCATTTGCGTTTCTTTGCCGAGCGGCTAACGTTGAAAGAGGTTGATCGCTCACAAGGCACTGAAGATGAAATCTTATTTCAACATGTTTCACAGAAGTATCCGCAAGCTTTTGCTTGTGTACAAAAGATTGTGACGTTTATAAAAAAGACGGCACAACAACCCGTTTCAATGAATGAACAGATTTATTTAACCATGCACATTCAACGGATGTTGAACGAAGCACATTAA